In the Helianthus annuus cultivar XRQ/B chromosome 11, HanXRQr2.0-SUNRISE, whole genome shotgun sequence genome, one interval contains:
- the LOC118483745 gene encoding uncharacterized protein LOC118483745 → MNYNMNGWDKSIGELHAMLKTAEASMGKKALPVLAINEGGNKKRPHPDSKATNAKRKGHVKGKGKGKAKAEPAKPKDKKQKVASNDPCFECGEIGHWKRNCPTYLKELKNKRDAGQTSGVQKK, encoded by the exons atgaattacaacatgaatggatgggacaagagcattggtgagcttcatgcaatgctcaaaacggccgaagcaAGTATGGGCAAAAAGGCTTTACCCGTCCTAGCGATCAATGAAGGAGGAAATAAGAAAAGGCCCCACCCCGACTCTAAAGCAACCAATGCTAAAAGAAAGGGACACGTCAAgggaaagggaaaaggaaaagctAAAGCAGAACCCGCCAAACCAAAAGACAAGAAGCAAAAGGTTGCTTCGAATGacccatgttttgaatgtggtgagataggacattggaagagaaattgtccgacctatctcaaagagttgaaaaacaagagggatgcagggcaaacctcag gggttcaaaagaaataa